The following are encoded in a window of Bdellovibrio svalbardensis genomic DNA:
- the dnaB gene encoding replicative DNA helicase, which translates to MSTRIPPQNLEAEQSILGGLMLDREALDQIGDLLFAEDFYKPGHQKIYAAIKELHSKTQPIDIITVTNVLQAEGTLEMIGGPEYLISLLDKTISSANIASHAKIVREKSLLRKMILTNSKLIERAYDSDFVDVESFMDSAESEIFKLSENKTQTGLVGSMEIVKASIQKIEELYKRKADVTGLATGFTELDKMTSGLHPGEMTIIAARPSMGKTAFSLNVAQHIALRGKKCIAYFSLEMGKESMMMRMLSAEARVNMGEIRNGKIQDSAWPKLINAASALSEASIFIDDTPGMSPFEIRSRARRLKAEHGLDCIMIDYLQLMSMKQKFSSREQEVAEISKNLKAIAKELQIPIIALAQLNRGVEGRSDRRPMLSDLRESGSIEQDADVIMMLYRDDYYDKEDPDKQGHAEVIVGKQRNGATGTVKLRFDAKYNRFRDADNEGGAVNPLPPPQAPPPMPGGRPKNFAPGAPS; encoded by the coding sequence ATGAGCACGCGAATTCCGCCTCAAAATCTAGAGGCTGAACAATCTATTCTCGGCGGTCTAATGCTAGACCGCGAAGCTTTGGATCAAATCGGTGACCTTTTGTTCGCCGAGGACTTCTATAAGCCGGGTCATCAAAAGATCTATGCTGCTATCAAGGAATTGCATAGCAAAACTCAACCTATTGACATCATCACCGTGACCAACGTTCTTCAAGCTGAAGGAACACTGGAGATGATCGGCGGTCCTGAGTATTTGATTAGCTTGCTTGATAAAACTATTTCGTCAGCCAATATTGCGTCGCACGCCAAGATCGTTCGCGAAAAAAGTTTGCTTCGCAAAATGATCCTTACGAACAGTAAGTTGATTGAACGCGCTTATGATTCTGACTTCGTGGACGTTGAATCCTTCATGGACTCAGCGGAAAGCGAAATTTTCAAACTCAGTGAAAATAAAACCCAAACGGGCCTTGTTGGCTCTATGGAAATCGTTAAAGCGTCTATCCAAAAGATCGAAGAGCTTTACAAGCGCAAAGCCGATGTCACAGGCCTTGCGACAGGTTTTACCGAGTTGGACAAAATGACTTCAGGCCTTCACCCAGGTGAGATGACGATCATCGCCGCTCGTCCGTCGATGGGTAAAACAGCCTTCTCTCTGAACGTTGCACAGCACATCGCCCTTCGCGGTAAGAAATGTATCGCTTACTTCTCTCTCGAGATGGGTAAAGAGTCGATGATGATGCGTATGTTGTCTGCCGAAGCACGTGTGAATATGGGTGAGATCAGAAATGGTAAAATCCAGGATTCAGCTTGGCCGAAGTTAATCAACGCGGCCAGCGCGCTCAGCGAAGCATCCATCTTTATCGATGATACTCCGGGTATGTCGCCATTTGAAATTCGTTCTCGTGCCCGCCGTTTGAAAGCAGAACACGGCCTTGATTGCATCATGATCGACTACTTGCAGTTGATGAGCATGAAACAAAAATTCTCTTCGCGTGAGCAAGAGGTTGCGGAAATTTCCAAGAACTTAAAAGCGATCGCCAAAGAATTGCAAATTCCGATCATCGCACTGGCGCAGTTAAATCGCGGTGTGGAAGGTCGTTCGGATCGTCGTCCAATGCTTTCAGATCTTCGTGAGTCCGGATCTATCGAACAAGATGCCGACGTTATCATGATGCTTTATCGTGATGACTACTACGACAAGGAAGATCCAGATAAGCAAGGTCACGCTGAGGTCATTGTGGGCAAACAGCGTAATGGTGCCACAGGTACAGTGAAACTTCGTTTCGATGCGAAATACAATCGATTCAGAGATGCTGATAATGAGGGTGGCGCGGTGAATCCGCTTCCTCCTCCACAGGCACCACCACCTATGCCAGGTGGCAGACCAAAAAACTTTGCTCCTGGAGCTCCCTCCTAG
- a CDS encoding SDR family NAD(P)-dependent oxidoreductase, giving the protein MILVTGCSSGIGLALAKMLHAHSEYRVVVTAREKSIDKVRKEFQEDDRFLIRVLDVTSEDDRQRLIADIQRVWGGVDVLVNNAGISYRAVVEHMTAKDELLQMETNYLGPIGLIRLVLPHMRETGRGKIINISSVAGMLAMPTMSSYSASKFALEGACESLWYEMRPFGVTVCMVQPGFIHSSSFQNVYHTDKSDPTRNWSGPYKDFYQNMTPFVAKMMNMSLTTPEKIAKIIIEVIEKERAPLWIPCTLDAKLFYYIRRAFPRRLLLPFLYWCLPKARTWGKEYSHRR; this is encoded by the coding sequence GTGATCTTGGTCACTGGCTGCTCTTCAGGTATTGGACTTGCGCTGGCAAAAATGCTTCACGCGCACAGTGAATATCGTGTCGTCGTCACGGCTCGTGAAAAAAGCATCGATAAAGTCCGCAAAGAATTCCAAGAAGATGATCGTTTTTTGATTCGCGTTCTTGATGTCACCTCCGAAGATGATCGACAGCGTTTAATCGCCGACATTCAACGTGTTTGGGGTGGCGTCGATGTTCTCGTGAACAATGCTGGCATCTCTTATCGCGCTGTCGTGGAGCACATGACAGCCAAAGATGAGCTCTTGCAGATGGAAACAAACTATCTAGGGCCGATTGGACTTATCCGGTTGGTGCTGCCACATATGCGCGAAACGGGAAGAGGGAAGATCATCAATATTTCTTCGGTAGCCGGAATGCTCGCAATGCCAACTATGTCTTCTTATTCCGCCTCCAAGTTTGCTCTGGAAGGCGCTTGCGAATCCCTCTGGTATGAAATGCGACCCTTCGGTGTCACCGTATGCATGGTTCAACCCGGATTCATACACTCCTCCTCATTTCAAAATGTCTATCACACTGACAAATCTGACCCGACACGCAACTGGAGCGGTCCTTACAAAGACTTTTATCAAAACATGACTCCCTTCGTAGCCAAGATGATGAATATGTCTCTAACCACTCCGGAAAAAATTGCCAAGATCATTATTGAGGTCATCGAGAAGGAACGCGCACCCTTATGGATTCCATGCACCTTGGATGCGAAGCTCTTTTACTATATCCGCCGAGCCTTCCCACGCAGACTTCTTCTGCCATTCCTTTATTGGTGCCTTCCCAAAGCCCGCACCTGGGGCAAGGAATACTCACACCGACGTTAA
- a CDS encoding S1 family peptidase: MSFNKVLTSLAVSTCLFMLSACSGSPSSREVNPKLISSAIVGGAKVISSDLISKTTVAILISSFDRNHVESQYLCTGSLLRSGVILTAAHCVPPSDKHYDTRMYVVFTSDLDNLSDSDIRLVTDQVVHPKFGQSGPMGEDSNDIALLKYPGSFPQGYRAARLLPNDSLLKPKLTVTLAGYGLNDGITKATDNQLRKVDVILGQSFGDTEIILDQSNGKGACHGDSGGPAFVTIKGSLFLWGVISRGLGDDNCNSNGVYTKINSQHEFIDSALIKLGFRP, encoded by the coding sequence ATGAGTTTTAACAAGGTCTTAACATCGCTAGCAGTATCTACTTGCTTGTTTATGTTGTCGGCCTGTTCGGGTTCTCCATCATCGCGGGAAGTAAATCCAAAATTGATCAGTTCCGCTATTGTTGGCGGGGCAAAAGTAATCTCTTCAGATCTGATCAGTAAAACTACTGTTGCGATTTTAATATCCAGCTTCGATCGCAATCATGTTGAGTCTCAATATCTCTGCACGGGCTCTTTACTTCGCTCGGGAGTTATTCTTACGGCCGCGCACTGTGTGCCACCTTCGGATAAGCACTATGATACTCGCATGTATGTTGTGTTCACTTCTGATCTGGACAACCTTTCAGACAGCGATATTCGCCTTGTGACTGATCAAGTGGTTCATCCCAAGTTTGGTCAAAGTGGACCTATGGGCGAAGATTCAAATGACATTGCATTATTAAAGTATCCAGGATCTTTCCCACAAGGTTATCGCGCGGCTCGATTGCTTCCTAATGATTCGCTTTTAAAGCCGAAGTTGACCGTGACATTGGCTGGCTATGGTTTGAATGACGGCATCACTAAGGCCACTGACAATCAATTGCGTAAAGTTGATGTGATCCTGGGCCAGTCATTTGGCGACACCGAGATTATCTTGGATCAATCAAATGGAAAGGGCGCTTGTCATGGAGACTCTGGCGGCCCAGCCTTCGTGACGATCAAAGGTTCCTTGTTCTTGTGGGGAGTGATCAGTCGTGGCTTGGGCGATGACAATTGCAACTCGAATGGTGTTTATACCAAAATCAACTCGCAGCATGAGTTTATCGATTCTGCCCTGATAAAATTGGGCTTTCGCCCTTAA
- the rplI gene encoding 50S ribosomal protein L9 produces the protein MKVILQKDVKDVGRVGELVNVSEGFARNFLFPRKLAAEATEKRVKEYDHLKRVADAKKKKALAERQALLAKINNTTVSFKLQAGADSDKLFGTVTTTDISKELQKLGHSVDRRDIHLEEPIKFLGQHKAVVRYAEGLEAKIQISVERA, from the coding sequence ATGAAAGTTATTCTTCAAAAAGACGTTAAGGATGTAGGTCGTGTTGGTGAATTGGTGAACGTTTCTGAAGGTTTCGCAAGAAACTTCTTGTTCCCACGTAAACTAGCTGCTGAAGCAACTGAAAAACGCGTAAAAGAGTATGATCACTTGAAACGCGTTGCTGATGCGAAGAAGAAAAAAGCTTTGGCTGAACGCCAAGCACTTCTTGCTAAAATCAACAACACAACTGTTTCATTCAAATTGCAAGCTGGCGCTGATTCAGACAAGCTTTTCGGTACAGTAACAACTACTGATATCTCTAAAGAGCTTCAAAAATTGGGTCACTCTGTAGATCGTCGCGACATCCACTTGGAAGAGCCAATCAAATTCTTGGGTCAACACAAAGCGGTTGTTCGTTATGCAGAAGGTTTGGAAGCTAAGATCCAGATCTCTGTTGAGCGCGCGTAG
- a CDS encoding DUF2232 domain-containing protein, protein MKKTASPQKFITISSLSILLSMLTVIFGAPLLRVLRQAYGPWAFWILGLSVTGAAWLLNAQPLALFIGSVWMTLGAYNEMEQRGLGWWLSGILSVLLGAGAASISIYGAFKVNGINTYAEVQKLVEQFAEKVQQANPAVKLDASILMQQIPSAIVILLILALGVGLIFERRVFSWLNLPRVKIASQLKLLEYRVPEFFIWVAMIAFLLTMVSFGGKAIAILAANIVNVALVLYFFQGLAVLEVFLNSLKVGTFTRVLTYIILVGQLLLILSIVGLIDYWVDFRGRIRRMKIAGADQQ, encoded by the coding sequence ATGAAGAAGACCGCCAGTCCGCAGAAGTTCATCACAATTTCATCTCTCTCGATTTTGTTGTCGATGTTAACTGTGATTTTTGGCGCTCCTCTTCTTCGCGTGCTACGCCAGGCTTACGGTCCTTGGGCCTTTTGGATCCTTGGACTGTCAGTAACAGGGGCTGCGTGGCTCCTCAACGCTCAACCGCTTGCTCTTTTCATTGGCTCCGTTTGGATGACTTTAGGCGCATACAATGAAATGGAACAAAGAGGTCTTGGGTGGTGGCTCTCAGGAATTCTGAGTGTGCTATTGGGTGCCGGTGCTGCAAGCATCAGTATTTATGGCGCGTTCAAAGTGAACGGGATTAACACGTACGCTGAAGTTCAGAAGTTGGTCGAACAATTTGCAGAGAAGGTTCAACAAGCGAACCCCGCTGTTAAATTAGACGCTTCAATTCTGATGCAGCAAATTCCATCAGCCATTGTCATCTTGTTAATTTTGGCATTAGGTGTGGGATTAATTTTTGAGAGAAGGGTTTTCTCGTGGCTCAATTTGCCCCGCGTGAAAATTGCCTCTCAGCTCAAGTTGTTAGAATATCGTGTGCCTGAGTTTTTTATTTGGGTAGCGATGATCGCCTTCCTTCTAACAATGGTGAGTTTTGGCGGTAAGGCCATTGCCATCCTCGCAGCGAATATTGTGAACGTAGCACTCGTTCTTTATTTCTTTCAGGGTTTGGCGGTGTTGGAGGTATTTCTGAATTCGTTGAAGGTCGGTACCTTCACTCGAGTTTTGACATACATAATCTTGGTCGGCCAGTTGCTGCTTATTTTAAGCATCGTTGGTTTGATCGATTACTGGGTTGATTTCAGAGGTCGCATTCGCAGAATGAAGATCGCTGGAGCTGACCAACAGTAG
- the rpsF gene encoding 30S ribosomal protein S6, with translation MEKTIAKQPYEVVVLMHPDSTLEEQKDLFKKNKGTIESFQGSVNSLETWGKRNLATQIGKLKKAIYFHSTFEADTQAIAELERTMRINDKVLRFMHTRLDERVPLAKFVEGFKKGLSESAAREKEREAKMLARKAAFAAAKADRSDRSDRE, from the coding sequence ATGGAAAAAACAATCGCAAAACAACCTTATGAAGTTGTTGTGCTTATGCACCCTGATTCAACTCTCGAAGAACAAAAAGATCTGTTCAAAAAGAACAAAGGAACAATTGAATCGTTCCAAGGTTCTGTGAACTCTTTGGAAACTTGGGGAAAACGCAACTTGGCGACTCAAATCGGTAAGTTGAAAAAAGCTATCTACTTCCATTCTACATTCGAAGCAGATACTCAAGCTATTGCTGAGCTTGAAAGAACTATGCGTATCAACGACAAAGTTCTTCGCTTTATGCATACTCGCCTTGATGAGCGCGTACCTTTAGCTAAATTCGTGGAAGGCTTCAAAAAAGGTCTTTCTGAATCTGCTGCTCGTGAAAAAGAGCGCGAAGCTAAAATGCTAGCTCGTAAAGCTGCGTTTGCTGCTGCAAAAGCTGACCGTTCTGATCGTTCAGATCGCGAATAG
- a CDS encoding FHA domain-containing protein: protein MATFIEIVEGANEGSRIQVSEGMTLGRTKADIIIKDPKVSSTHAEISVNTKDQLVLVDLESSNGIHISGRRVKKVTLLPGVIFEIGRTQFKVIVVEEELAINFEVFVTWRSKVINGVRQSAVVDGSASSKPESFSPALKLQFIQGIQTDEEIILGYGPRQAGADSLDIELLDEEAPREAFELLPGPGMVKIKINAVGRVTLNKKAVDAEILKDGDLISVGTTLIKVSYL, encoded by the coding sequence ATGGCTACATTTATCGAGATCGTTGAGGGCGCAAATGAAGGATCCAGGATTCAGGTCTCTGAGGGGATGACTCTTGGACGCACCAAGGCCGATATAATCATTAAGGACCCGAAGGTCTCTAGCACCCACGCCGAGATATCCGTAAACACCAAAGATCAACTGGTTTTGGTCGATTTGGAATCCTCCAACGGCATACATATAAGTGGTCGCCGTGTAAAAAAAGTGACGTTATTACCGGGAGTTATCTTCGAGATCGGGCGCACTCAGTTTAAAGTCATTGTCGTTGAGGAAGAGCTCGCCATTAACTTTGAGGTTTTCGTAACTTGGCGCAGCAAGGTGATCAATGGGGTTCGCCAATCAGCAGTCGTCGACGGCTCGGCAAGCTCAAAACCCGAGAGTTTTTCACCCGCACTCAAGCTTCAGTTCATTCAAGGCATCCAGACCGATGAGGAAATAATTTTAGGGTATGGTCCACGCCAAGCCGGGGCTGACTCCCTGGATATTGAGCTATTGGATGAGGAGGCCCCGCGGGAAGCCTTTGAACTGCTGCCGGGACCTGGGATGGTTAAAATAAAAATCAACGCCGTAGGCAGGGTGACCCTTAACAAGAAAGCCGTAGATGCCGAAATATTAAAAGATGGAGACTTGATTTCCGTGGGTACAAC